Within the Medicago truncatula cultivar Jemalong A17 chromosome 4, MtrunA17r5.0-ANR, whole genome shotgun sequence genome, the region GGGAGTGAACAAAAGGGTTCATATGCTAATCAGCCAGTGTCATTTGTATCAAGCGGCACAATCCACTCAGAAACTGTACAAGTTATTGCTGTTGATTCTGAAGAGACTGATAGTGCAAATAAGAAGGGTGCCACCAGCTCTGCTAATGTTGGTTCTTTTGAGGTACACACTACTGGTTTTGGTTCCAAAATGATGGCTAAAATGGGATACACTGAAGGAGGGGGATTGGGGAAAAATGGTCAAGGTATGGCTCAGCCCATTGAGGTTATCCAAAGGCCGAAATCACTTGGTTTGGGTGTGGAATTCTCTAGTAATGTTGATGATCCAACAAGGGACAGTATCGGTACTTCTAAAAAGCATACCAAAAGTTCTTCAAGAGTTGGTTCTTCTGAAAAGCGTACCAAAGGCTCTTCAAGTATTGGTTCTTTTGAAAAGCATACAAAAGGATCTTCAACTTCAGGTATTGGTTCTTTTGAAAAGCATACCAAAGGATCTTCAACATCGGGTATTGGTTCTTTTGAAAAGCATACAAAGGGGTTTGGATCAAAGATGATGGCAAAGATGGGATTTGTTGAAGGTTCAGGATTAGGTAGAGAATCGCAAGGTATTACTGCTCCATTGGGCGCTGTTCGGTTACCAAAGTCACGAGGACTGGGCGCCAAAGGTTAATTTAGATGTAACGTGTTTATGTTCCTTTCTAATTGTGTATTGTTGTTTTAAGTGTTGTGATCTTACGTGGTAATTTATCGTTACCGTAGAAAGACTGTCTAAAAAATCAATGTTAAAGTTATCTAGGTTTCTTGCTTGTAGTTTTTTAATTATggaaacaaaataagaaaactcGGTCCTACCTCTATGGAGGACATGTAGTTTATGTATAAGATACCTGCTACATTGAATCTGTGACCATTGGATGAACTCGTGGAGTTTTATGTTTCTGTATGATACTGAAGCTGTACCAATGGACACCCCTTTCAACAATTTGTCACTGATTAATcatatcttctttcttttttttccctttatttaaAGTGCCTatttctttattaatttatttattttaccatACTATTGTATTGCACCCCTTCAATAATACTAATAACGAACGAGAATGATTATAAATCACATCAGACATTTTTAATCCAAAATAGAATTGGGTGAATTCGTTTAGAAAGCAAAATGCTTTtagtatatttaattttttacatttaaaagGAAAATGTGAGTTATTTTTTACTCAAGGGGTTAGTACTACAGCATCTGTTATCAAATCATGAAAACCACTCGACAGCAAGAAAATCATGTCATTGAATGAAGTCATTCTCTTGCAAACtgtttaaaaatgatatttgtacaaccactttgtgacaactttttctctcatactcacattatcatcttattctctctcttcctttttttctctccattgtttttatccaatgaaaagagaaaaaaaagttgtcactaaaaattatatgaaatggttgatcaaatatcactactcttttctATTAATAATGATAATGTTTTAGTTAATCTCTCATCATCATAGGGACCATTTAAGCCTTTTAGATTTCAATTTAAACCAATCCTGTGTTTTGAATGAGAATGTTGTATGTAATATACTCAATAGACAGCTAAACTAAAATATTTCATATCTTATTTGtaacttaatttcaaataaGACATTAGAGTGATCAAATTATTTGAAAGTCAAATATTATGTGTTATGTTACCAGCTTATATTTATTGATTATGAAAATGGGTATAGTATAGATCTGAGATCATTCTCTTTTATTGGTACGGAACCACTATCCCACTGGTCAAAGTGTCACAcgtttatcaattttatttccaCGTTCTGGCATCCTCTCATTTAGATCTAGACCTCTTCACCTTACCTGGCTTCATGCTCAAGCTTTACAATACTAACCCCCTTTACGTTAGTGTCAATTCAAAGATAcgtattcaaaaaaaaaaaaatcacacctTTAATCACATTCAAAGATATACAAATAAATGGGTattcaaaatcacaattttaaacatgtttaaattaTAGTTTATCATTGCAAAGATTACATCACAAAGTAATATTCTAGTTATTactttcaaaaaaatgaaagatgCAATATTATTGCCTTTTCATCAGAGCACTGCCTAATATAGTAAACAATAAATGCCTATAATTTATTACAATAAAAAAGAATCTAAAAGTGCCTGTTAAGTCAAGCCACTAGATCCGAATAACAACAACACAGATTAAACTCCTAACAAAACCTAACAATGTTTGAATGTGATTCAAGCCCTTTCAATTTAGCCCGTGTTAGGCAAGTAACCTAATAGGTTTCATTTTATAGCTTCTAAAATTCACGGCAATGTTGCATTAGAACGGAAAAAACTTCAATTGGATGCAGATTTCTAGTGTGAGTGATTATGAGCTCAAATTTAACCTCAAGAATGAAACTGCATTTAACTGGATGTAAGTTTTGCACAAAGATCccaattttgagaaaaagaccGAAAGAAAGTACTAGTATAGTGTAAAGGgtaacccggtgcactaaaacTTCCGCATATGTGGGGTTCGGGAAGAGGTCCCACCATTATTGGTGTATTGTATGCAgtcttaccctgttttttacacaagagacTGATTTTTACACTAGTACCAGTAAAGTACTAGTATagtgtaattaattaaattttactaTCTATTTTTCTTAgtatatcataaaaattatgATAAAGGTAGAAGATACTGAGATGTTAATGTGGTATATACGTTACACAGTTTAAGTTTTGTGAATCCGTACACGAATAATAAGAAATTAAGTTATGACGGCTTTACGAATGGACAAATCATTTTAAGTGGGCCACTTGACTTTATTTCAGTTGGCTTATGCGATTAGAGCGAATCTCTTAACAATATGAGAGAGATTATCCAAAATAAGAGAAGAGTGCAAGAGCAAGATATTATGATGATAACTCAACACACAAAGTGGAAAACACGTAAATCAATACATCCTAAGAATACTGATTACAGTGGTGATGCCAAGAGAGCATCGTGAAAACAATAATCACTAGCCTCTCCTGACTTTTAATAAATTCACTCTGATCGTCATGTTTAAGTCAACAAACAACACACTAAAGTGACCCGTCTCAAGACCAACTACTTAACACGTTTCCATTCGTCCTGACACCATAACTTTAATTTCTAATCGTTTGTGTACCCATAGATAAACAAAACTTAAGTTATGTATCCTaaacacaagtaaaaaaaattgagaaaaggaGCACTCATGAATctcgtaataaaaaaattaaaattgaagttaTGGTGGCTTGAcgattaaacaaaatatttcaaatgatAAGACTCTACGTGGGTCACTGAACTTTATTGTCAGTTAGTTGAAGCGTAACGATTTGAGTGAATCTCTTAAAAACATGTGAGAGATTattcaaaataagaaaagaGTGTAGGAGCATGATATTTGTGATGATAACGCAACACGCAAAGTGATGAACACGTAAACAATACATCCTAATAATACCCGTTACACCGACAATGCCAAAAGAGCATCgtaacaacaacaatcaataacatcttactatttttataaatttaaatttcactTCGATCGTCATGTTTAAGCCAACCGACACCACAACGAAGCAACCCACCCCGAAACCGACAACTTTAAATGTTTTCATTTATAACACCATAACTTCAATTTCCAACCCTTTATGTACCTATAGACAAAACTTAATCGTGTACCCTAAAcacaaagtaaataaaattgaagggtATCATAGTCATTTACTCATTCAAGAAAAAGTAACTCATAAGAATCTCATGATAAAAAGAAACGAGAAGGGTAGTAGCAAATATATAAATGTGCAGTGAGTGAGTCCCACGCTTCAACGTCGGTGCCTGCACGACATCGTTCCGCATTACCTTTTCCTTCAATTTAAGATTCCCATTCTCTTCTTATGCTCTAAATCTCAATTCTCACTCAAATCTAAGGTTagttcatttcaaaatttctacgCATTTGCATTCTTTTTTCATTCAATGTTTTGCATTCTTCATGCTTGAACTGTGAAATTCGTTATAAATTATTCTGttatttacttgtttttttcgattttttgaCGTTTTCTTTATCCGGGTCTTTCAGATCTGACGCAAATTGTTTAAAAATGGAGTCTTTACACAAATTCAAATTCTGTGTCATGGCTATTTGTTTGGTGTTTCAATCAGGGTATGGTTTCTACCTTCCGGGTAGTTACCCTCACAATTATgcaattggtgatgaattgtcGGTGAAGGTGAATTCTATCACTTCAATTGATACTGAAATGCCATTTAGTTATTATAGTTTACCTTTTTGTAAACCTCAAGGGGGTGTTAAGGATAGTGCTGAGAATCTAGGTGAGCTTCTCATGGGGGATCGGATCGAGAATTCGCCTTATAGGTTTAAGATGTTCACTAATGAGTCTGAGGTGTTTTTGTGCCAAGTTGATAAATTGTCTGATGATCAGTTCAAGATCTTGAAAAAGAGGATTGATGAGATGTATCAAGTTAATCTTATACTTGATAATTTACCTGCTATTCGTTTCACGAAGAAAGATGAGTACTTTTTGAGATGGACTGGGTACCCTGTTGGTATTAAGATTCAGGATGTGTATTATTTGTTCAACCATCTTAGGTTTAATGTTCTTGTCCATAAATATGAGGAGACCAATGTGGCTCGTGTTATGGGAACCGGTGATGCGGCTGAGATGATTCCTCCTGTTAAGGAAGGATCCGAGAAGCCGGGGTACATGGTTGTTGGGTTTGAGGTTATACCTTGTAGTATTATGCATAATGCTAATTCtgttaaaaacttgaaaatgtaTGAAAAATACCCGTCCCCTATTAAATGTGATCCATCGACTGTGGCAATGCCTATTAAAGAAGGCCAACCGCTTGCGTTTACCTATGAGGTAACGTTTGAGGAGAGTGATATCAAGTGGCCATCTAGATGGGATGCTTACTTGAAGATGGAGGGAGCCAAAGTCCATTGGTTCTCGATCCTCAATTCGTTGATGGTGATCACTTTCCTTGCTGGTATTGTTCTTGTTATCTTCTTGAGAACTGTTAGGAGGGATCTGGCCAGTTACGAGGAGCTTGATAAGGAAGCTCAAGCACAGATGAATGAGGAGTTATCTGGTTGGAAGCTTGTGGTGGGGGATGTTTTCCGTGCCCCATCAAATCCTTCTTTGTTGTGTATAATGGTTGGTGATGGAGTTCAGATTCTTGGGATGGCTGTCGTGACAATATTGTTTGCTGCACTTGGATTCATGTCACCGGCCTCCCGCGGAACACTTATCACAGGTATGCTGTTTTTCTACATGATACTTGGTATTGCTGCTGGTTATGTTTCAGTTCGACTGTGGAGAACACTCGCGTGCGGCGATCAGAAGGGTTGGGTTTCAGTTGCATGGAAAGCTGCCTGTTTCTTCCCCGGTATTGCCTTCTTCATCCTCACAATATTGAACTTCCTATTATGGGGAAGCCAAAGTACAGGAGCCATTCCATTTTCACTTTTTGTTATATTGCTTTTGCTTTGGTTCTGCATTTCTGTCCCACTTACACTTGTTGGTGGCTACTTTGGAGCAAAGGCACCTCACCTTGAGTATCCTGTTAGAACCAACCAAATCCCTAGAGAAATTCCTCAGCAGCGGTATCCGTCGTGGCTTTTAGTTCTAGGTGCTGGCACCCTTCCCTTTGGAACCCTTTTCATTGAGCTCTTCTTTATCATGTCCAGCATTTGGATGGGCCGTGTTTACTATGTTTTTGGGTTTCTCTTCATTGTTTTGATCCTTCTTGTGGTGGTTTGTGCTGAGGTATCCCTTGTTCTAACTTACATGCACCTCTGTGTGGAGGATTGGAGATGGTGGTGGAAATC harbors:
- the LOC112420951 gene encoding transmembrane 9 superfamily member 11, with translation MESLHKFKFCVMAICLVFQSGYGFYLPGSYPHNYAIGDELSVKVNSITSIDTEMPFSYYSLPFCKPQGGVKDSAENLGELLMGDRIENSPYRFKMFTNESEVFLCQVDKLSDDQFKILKKRIDEMYQVNLILDNLPAIRFTKKDEYFLRWTGYPVGIKIQDVYYLFNHLRFNVLVHKYEETNVARVMGTGDAAEMIPPVKEGSEKPGYMVVGFEVIPCSIMHNANSVKNLKMYEKYPSPIKCDPSTVAMPIKEGQPLAFTYEVTFEESDIKWPSRWDAYLKMEGAKVHWFSILNSLMVITFLAGIVLVIFLRTVRRDLASYEELDKEAQAQMNEELSGWKLVVGDVFRAPSNPSLLCIMVGDGVQILGMAVVTILFAALGFMSPASRGTLITGMLFFYMILGIAAGYVSVRLWRTLACGDQKGWVSVAWKAACFFPGIAFFILTILNFLLWGSQSTGAIPFSLFVILLLLWFCISVPLTLVGGYFGAKAPHLEYPVRTNQIPREIPQQRYPSWLLVLGAGTLPFGTLFIELFFIMSSIWMGRVYYVFGFLFIVLILLVVVCAEVSLVLTYMHLCVEDWRWWWKSFFASGSVALYIFLYSINYLVFDLKNLSGPVSATLYLGYSLFMVLAIMLVTGTVGFLSSFWFVYYLFSSVKLD